One Xiphophorus maculatus strain JP 163 A chromosome 9, X_maculatus-5.0-male, whole genome shotgun sequence DNA segment encodes these proteins:
- the mcoln3 gene encoding mucolipin-3 isoform X1, with protein MEESSETYDVHETNHPISWEDHQCQIVEERTECLQRKIKYYFMNPCEKYHARGRKPWKLMLQIVKIAIITMQLVLFGLSNQMVVTFKEENLLTFKHLFLKDYVDRGMETYSVYRQADVYDHIDYIITQYGLLHNNTVGNHEYEKNGSSDNPLLLCQDFYRNGSIYPGSETFEIDAHVDTECLKIYPVVPVSLRDTPQNFELHFKRLLLVKITFTVKAINLQTVRYRELPDCYVFTVIITFNNQAHSGRMKVDLEMDVEINECKDWKVIGASARKIYLTVMFDCLIVITCITSLVLCTRSVIKGILLMFEYSRHCRTHSGRDVPWSDKLEFVNGWYILIIVSDTLTIIGSILKIEIESKVFTSYDVCSIFLGTGTMFVWIGVIRYMGYFKKYNILIVTLRAAFPNVIRFICCAGIIYISYCFCGWIVIGPYHEKFRTLNTVSECLFSLINGDDMFPTFKEMTQKSSLVWIFSRVYLYTFVSLFIYMILSLFITIITDTYDTVKQQQENGVPISELQKFLSVCKDLPNSGVYRLETNKSCIISCCINRCNTHQESLTSEA; from the exons ATGGAAGAGTCCAGTGAGACTTATGATGTCCATGAGACGAACCATCCCATTTCGTGGGAAGACCACCAGTGTCAGATCGTGGAGGAGAGAACTGAATGCCTCCAAAGGAAGATCAAGTACTACTTCATGAATCCGTGTGAGAAATACCACGCGCGGGGACGGAAACCTTGGAAACTCATGCTGCAGATTGTCAAAATTGCTATAATTACCATGCAG CTGGTCTTATTCGGCCTGAGCAATCAGATGGTCGTTACTTTCAAGGAAGAAAATCTGCTGACCTTCAAGCACCTTTTCCTCAAAGATTATGTTGACAGAGGTATGGAAACCTACTCCGTTTACAGACAAGCTGATGTTTATGATCACATCGACTACATTATTACTCAG TACGGACTTCTGCACAACAACACTGTTGGGAATCATGAATATGAGAAAAATGGCTCTTCAGACAACCCGCTGCTTCTCTGTCAGGACTTCTACAGGAATGGCAGCATCTACCCTGGAAGTGAAACCTTTGAAATCGATGCTCACGTGGATACGG AATGCCTTAAAATCTACCCAGTCGTTCCTGTGTCGCTACGTGACACGCCTCAAAACTTTGAACTGCATTTTAAAAG GCTGCTCCTTGTGAAGATCACATTCACTGTCAAGGCCATTAATCTACAAACTGTGAGATATCGAGAGCTGCCCGACTGCTACGTCTTCACTGTtatt ATTACTTTTAACAATCAAGCTCACAGTGGCAGAATGAAAGTCGACCTGGAAATGGATGTGGAAATCAACGAATGCAAAGACTGGAAAGTCATTGGAGCCT CTGCAAGAAAGATTTACCTGACTGTGATGTTCGACTGCCTCATCGTCATAACCTGCATCACCTCCCTTGTGCTCTGCACACGCTCAGTGATCAAAGGGATTCTGCTAATGTTT GAGTACAGCCGTCATTGCAGAACACACTCTGGTAGAGACGTGCCGTGGTCAGACAAGCTGGAGTTTGTGAACGGCTGGTACATCCTGATCATCGTCAGCGACACGCTGACTATCATAGGCTCCATCCTCAAGATAGAGATCGAGTCTAAG GTCTTTACAAGCTACGATGTGTGCAGCATCTTCCTCGGCACAGGCACCATGTTCGTTTGGATCGGAGTCATCCGTTACATGGGTTATTTCAAGAAGTATAAT ATTCTCATCGTGACGCTCCGAGCAGCTTTTCCAAATGTTATCCGTTTCATCTGTTGTGCTGGAATAATATACATAAGCTACTGTTTTTGTGGCTGGATCGTGATTGGCCCGTATCACGAAAAG TTCCGGACCTTAAACACCGTGTCAGAGTGTTTGTTCTCATTGATCAACGGAGACGACATGTTCCCCACATTCAAAGAGATGACGCAGAAGAGCAGCCTGGTGTGGATTTTCAGCAGAGTCTACCTCTATACCTTCGTGTCGCTCTTCATCTACATGATCCTCAGTCTTTTCATCACAATCATCACTGACACATACGACACAGTCAAG cagcagcaggagaacgGAGTCCCAATATCAGAGCTGCAGaaatttctctctgtgtgtaaaGATCTGCCAAATTCTGGAGTTTATAGACTTGAAACGAACAAGAGCTGCATCATTAGCTGCTGCATCAACAG aTGCAACACTCACCAAGAGAGTCTGACATCAGAGGCATAG
- the mcoln3 gene encoding mucolipin-3 isoform X2 — MLTEVWKPTPFTDKLMFMITSTTLLLRALYNMKACRLYVTMGLDFVHIIDHDCSVLSNNLVYYGLLHNNTVGNHEYEKNGSSDNPLLLCQDFYRNGSIYPGSETFEIDAHVDTECLKIYPVVPVSLRDTPQNFELHFKRLLLVKITFTVKAINLQTVRYRELPDCYVFTVIITFNNQAHSGRMKVDLEMDVEINECKDWKVIGASARKIYLTVMFDCLIVITCITSLVLCTRSVIKGILLMFEYSRHCRTHSGRDVPWSDKLEFVNGWYILIIVSDTLTIIGSILKIEIESKVFTSYDVCSIFLGTGTMFVWIGVIRYMGYFKKYNILIVTLRAAFPNVIRFICCAGIIYISYCFCGWIVIGPYHEKFRTLNTVSECLFSLINGDDMFPTFKEMTQKSSLVWIFSRVYLYTFVSLFIYMILSLFITIITDTYDTVKQQQENGVPISELQKFLSVCKDLPNSGVYRLETNKSCIISCCINRCNTHQESLTSEA; from the exons ATGTTGACAGAGGTATGGAAACCTACTCCGTTTACAGACAAGCTGATGTTTATGATCACATCGACTACATTATTACTCAG AGCCTTATATAACATGAAAGCCTGCAGATTGTATGTCACCATGGGACTGGACTTTGTTCACATCATTGATCATGATTGTTCTGTTCTGTCAAATAACTTGGTTTAT TACGGACTTCTGCACAACAACACTGTTGGGAATCATGAATATGAGAAAAATGGCTCTTCAGACAACCCGCTGCTTCTCTGTCAGGACTTCTACAGGAATGGCAGCATCTACCCTGGAAGTGAAACCTTTGAAATCGATGCTCACGTGGATACGG AATGCCTTAAAATCTACCCAGTCGTTCCTGTGTCGCTACGTGACACGCCTCAAAACTTTGAACTGCATTTTAAAAG GCTGCTCCTTGTGAAGATCACATTCACTGTCAAGGCCATTAATCTACAAACTGTGAGATATCGAGAGCTGCCCGACTGCTACGTCTTCACTGTtatt ATTACTTTTAACAATCAAGCTCACAGTGGCAGAATGAAAGTCGACCTGGAAATGGATGTGGAAATCAACGAATGCAAAGACTGGAAAGTCATTGGAGCCT CTGCAAGAAAGATTTACCTGACTGTGATGTTCGACTGCCTCATCGTCATAACCTGCATCACCTCCCTTGTGCTCTGCACACGCTCAGTGATCAAAGGGATTCTGCTAATGTTT GAGTACAGCCGTCATTGCAGAACACACTCTGGTAGAGACGTGCCGTGGTCAGACAAGCTGGAGTTTGTGAACGGCTGGTACATCCTGATCATCGTCAGCGACACGCTGACTATCATAGGCTCCATCCTCAAGATAGAGATCGAGTCTAAG GTCTTTACAAGCTACGATGTGTGCAGCATCTTCCTCGGCACAGGCACCATGTTCGTTTGGATCGGAGTCATCCGTTACATGGGTTATTTCAAGAAGTATAAT ATTCTCATCGTGACGCTCCGAGCAGCTTTTCCAAATGTTATCCGTTTCATCTGTTGTGCTGGAATAATATACATAAGCTACTGTTTTTGTGGCTGGATCGTGATTGGCCCGTATCACGAAAAG TTCCGGACCTTAAACACCGTGTCAGAGTGTTTGTTCTCATTGATCAACGGAGACGACATGTTCCCCACATTCAAAGAGATGACGCAGAAGAGCAGCCTGGTGTGGATTTTCAGCAGAGTCTACCTCTATACCTTCGTGTCGCTCTTCATCTACATGATCCTCAGTCTTTTCATCACAATCATCACTGACACATACGACACAGTCAAG cagcagcaggagaacgGAGTCCCAATATCAGAGCTGCAGaaatttctctctgtgtgtaaaGATCTGCCAAATTCTGGAGTTTATAGACTTGAAACGAACAAGAGCTGCATCATTAGCTGCTGCATCAACAG aTGCAACACTCACCAAGAGAGTCTGACATCAGAGGCATAG